In the Halosolutus gelatinilyticus genome, AGCACACCGTGATCGCGTGGATCGCGATCGCGCCGGTCATGGCGTGGCTGCTGGTGTACAAGTACATCGCGCTGTTCTGGAACGTCGTGCTGACGTTCTTCGATCGGAGTTACACCGGCGAGATGACGTTCGTCGGACTGGAGAACTGGGCGCAGGCGTTTCAGGATCCGGTGTTTCCGACGGCACTGCGCAACACCATCGTCCTGTTCGGGACGATCCCCGTCGGTATCGCGCTGGCGCTGTTCATCGCGATCCTGCTCAACCAGAAGTTCCCGGGGTCGAAGGCGTTTCGCTCCGTGTTCTTCCTCCCGTACATCACGATGATGGTCGCGATCGCGGTCATCTGGCAGTACATGTTTCACACCGAGCAGGGGGTGATCAACTACGCGCTACTGAACGTCGGACTGATCGACGACCCGATCAGCTGGCTCGGTAACGGCAGGTGGGCCCTCTTCTCGGTGTTTCTCGTCCACATCTGGAAGACGACCGGGTTCTACGTCATCATCATCCTGGCCGGCCTGCAGACGATCCCCCGTCAGGTGTACGAGGTATCGCGAATCGACGGCGCCAGCCGCTGGCAGCAGTTCCGGTACCTCACCCTGCCGCTTCTGAAGCCGACGATCGGCGTCTGCATGCTGGTCGGCGTCGTCATCTCGTTTCGCCTGTTCGATCTGATTCTGGTGATGACGGACGGCGGGCCGGGCTACTCCACGGAGATCCTCCTCACCTGGATCTACAAGCAGTCGTTCTCCTACAACGACTTCGGATACGGCGCGGTTCTCAGCGTGATCATGGTGATCACCACGTTCACCGTGGCGTATCTCGGGCTGAAACTCCAGCAGGTGAGCTACTCGTGAGCGGAATCAACGAATTCGTTTCGGCCCGCGATCCGCGGCGACTCGTCCGCCACGCGACCCTCCGGAGCAGAGCGACGCTGCTCCGCAAAGGGGGGTTGTTCGTGCTGGCGCTGGTCGCGGCGGCGCTGTTCGCGTTCCCGTTCTACTGGCTGCTTCGAGTCGCCGCCGTCTGGCCGAGCGAGTCGCTGTACGGTTCGCCGCCGTCGTTGATCATCGACGACCTGAGCCTGTACAATTTCGTCCGCGTCTACTACGCGATCCCGTTCGCCCAGTACGCGATCAACAGCGTGATCGTGTCCGCGATGGCGGTCGCGAGCCAGCTGATCTTCTGTTCGCTGGCCGCCTACGGGCTCTCGATGGACTTCTACGGGAAGAAGTACGTCATGGGGTTCATCGTCGCGGCCATGATGGTTCCGTTCCAGACGATCTTCCTCACCGACTACCTGATCACCCGTCGCCTGGGCCTGATCAACACGTACCCGGGGTTGGCGATCGTCGTCGCGGTGAGCGTCGTCAACATCCTCGTGCTGAAGAGCGCGTTCGAGGCGGTGCCCGACTCGATGGTCGACGCCGCGCGTCTCGACGGCGCGTCCGAACTGTACATCCTCTTCGGGGTCTACTGGCCGCTCTCGAAGGCCGCGCTGTCGACGACCGTCATCCTCGCGTTCGTCTTCTCCTGGAACAGCTATCTGTGGCCCTTACTGATCGCGACGCAGGACAGCTACGTGACCCTGCCGCTGGGGCTGGCGACGTTCCAGTCCCAGATGTCGGGGAACTTCGCGCTGCAGTACGCCTTCACCATCATGGTGTTGCTGCCGCTGTTGATCCTGTTCTTGCTCCTGCAGAAGTACTTCATCCGCAGCGCGGTCATGAGCAGCATCAAGACGTGATCCACCCATGAACGTGCCACCACTTCTGAAACTCGTCGCGGAAGCGATCTCGG is a window encoding:
- a CDS encoding carbohydrate ABC transporter permease; this encodes MNRESLRSPGTWRRLATGDANLSKKQQHTVIAWIAIAPVMAWLLVYKYIALFWNVVLTFFDRSYTGEMTFVGLENWAQAFQDPVFPTALRNTIVLFGTIPVGIALALFIAILLNQKFPGSKAFRSVFFLPYITMMVAIAVIWQYMFHTEQGVINYALLNVGLIDDPISWLGNGRWALFSVFLVHIWKTTGFYVIIILAGLQTIPRQVYEVSRIDGASRWQQFRYLTLPLLKPTIGVCMLVGVVISFRLFDLILVMTDGGPGYSTEILLTWIYKQSFSYNDFGYGAVLSVIMVITTFTVAYLGLKLQQVSYS
- a CDS encoding carbohydrate ABC transporter permease, which gives rise to MSGINEFVSARDPRRLVRHATLRSRATLLRKGGLFVLALVAAALFAFPFYWLLRVAAVWPSESLYGSPPSLIIDDLSLYNFVRVYYAIPFAQYAINSVIVSAMAVASQLIFCSLAAYGLSMDFYGKKYVMGFIVAAMMVPFQTIFLTDYLITRRLGLINTYPGLAIVVAVSVVNILVLKSAFEAVPDSMVDAARLDGASELYILFGVYWPLSKAALSTTVILAFVFSWNSYLWPLLIATQDSYVTLPLGLATFQSQMSGNFALQYAFTIMVLLPLLILFLLLQKYFIRSAVMSSIKT